DNA from Leptospira yasudae:
TCGTTTAACAAAGAAGAGCCGCCTCCGATTTTGGAGAATTCTTCCTCGAAGTATTGACGAAGATGTCCCTTTGCCGTCATACCGGAAACGATTCCTCCGATCGCGGCCACGACCTGAAGCTGAGTCGTTCCTTCGTAGATGTTCGTGATCCGGACGTCTCTGTAGATTCGGGAGATGTCGTAGTCGTACGTGAATCCGGCTCCTCCGTGGATCTGCAGACCGTCATACGCGATCTTATTTGCAAGTTCCGTAATATAATATTTGGATAATGGAGTAAACAGGTTGGCCAGTTTTTCCCATTTTTTGACGGATTCGTCCTTGCGGATTTCCCGTTCGTCGACTCCGTGTTCCTTCATTCTTTCGGATTTCCAGTGATAGAGGTCGATGGAGCGGGACGCTTCCATCAAGACCGCTCTCATTCCGGCGATTTCGCGGTCCATCGTAGTCAACATTTTGCGAACCGCGGGAATGTTTTGGATCGTTTTGCCGAACTGTTCGCGTTCGGCCGCGTATTTCTTCGCTTCCATATAAGCTGCGGTCGCGATTCCCATCGCTTGAGCGGCGATCGAAAGTCTCGCGCCGTTCATCATCGCCATGGAATAACGAACCAAGCCGTATCCTTCTTCACCGATCAGAATTCCGGGAGTGTTTTCATACACGACTTCGCAAGTCGGCGAACAGTGAAGTCCCATCTTCTTTTCGATTCCGGCGATAAACACGTCCGAACTTTTCACTAAGAAGAAGGAAAGTCCTCTCGCTCCGCTCGTGGGCGCGCCCGTTCTTGCAAGAGTCAAAATCACCGCGGGAATATCTCCGAAACCGCAACCGTGCGTGATAAAACGTTTCGCTCCCGTCAATCTCCAGACTCCGTTCGCGTCTTTGACCGCTTTGGTTTGCAGGTTCGGAAGATCCGATCCGTAGTTCGGTTCGGTCAACGCCATCGCACCGAAAATTTCTCCGTTCGCCATTTTGGGAACGTATTCATCGATCATTTCTTTGGATCCGAATCGTTCGATCGTTTCCGCGAGATTGAGGCAACCGAGGGTGATCGCAAACGATCCGTCGGCTCTGGAAAAAAGTTCCATCATCATCGTTTGAACGGTTGCGGGGATTCCGAGTCCGCCGTGTTTTCTTCCGATGCTGTAAGGGAGAATTCCAGCGTCTTTGACTTGGTTGACTCCCTTGATCATCGCTTCCGGAAACGTGACCTTTCCGGCGGAATACTTCAAACCTTCGACGTCCATATCCTTGGCGAGCGGGGCGATCTGTTTTCCGGCAATATCGCCTCCCGATTCTAAAATAGATTTATAATATTCTAATGCGTCTTCATAGGAGCCGGGCGCCATCGCAAGGGATTCCTTGCCGCTTTTTTGATATTCCTTATGATCTTCGAAATCGCCTTCGAAACCGTCGATGATCTCTTTCCAATCGACGATCGACTGGAAGTTTTCCTGCAAGTCTTGGTTTTCTAAAAAATAGTTATTCTCGATCATTTCAATTCCTTTGTGAACTGCTGTTCAGCTTTGTATTCGATTCTTTACCACTCAGGAACCGCGTTTCTCGGTTGAAAACCGAAATTCTTCGTATCGAACGCCGTTTGGAGCGGAGAATCGCTTCTATTGTAACGCATTCTAGCAGGTCTTTGCAAGTAGAATCGATCGGGATGACGTTTCGATTTTGCGGCGGAAAGCGGGTGCGGGCACCTTGGAAAGTAATTTCCAGTCTATGGTAAAACGAAAGGAAAGGTTGAATTATGATTCGAGTAGAATCGTTTGGATCGTCGAAGCTGCGAAACCTAAAAGAAAATAAAAAAGCCACCTTGCGGTGGCTTTTCACCTTATAGAAGCTGTTTAAGCTCTAAGTAAAAATTACTTAGTTGCGTCAGCTGCTGCTTTTTTCAAAGACTCTTCAGCTGCTACTGCTTGTTTTTGCAGTTCTTCAGGATTTGAGTGAATCAGAGGGCTCACACCTGGAATACCTGGTGGGAAGAGCAGACCTACTGATGCAACGAAAGATCCTTTCACTTCACCTGGTTTGTAGGTAGTGAAAGCGATTCTGTAAAGACCTCTTACTAAAAGTTTTTTAGTATCGATGCTTTTCAGTTCGTCAAAAGATTTCGGAGGATTAGGGATGGTGATTCTTGTAAGAGAGTTATACTTTGCGTGTCTCTCTTCTTTGTAAGTATCGTCCCCGTCATCATCGTCATCGAGCTTTTGAAGTGGTTTTGCTTTCGCAGCTTTTGCAATTTGGTCTGGCATAATAGCAGACATTCTTTCAACGCGAATCCAAGTATCGAACCAATTTGGCATTGATTTTTCTTCTGGAGTTGCAGCTTTGAAAGCGTCACTTACTAGGTCTCCGTCGCCGGGCTCACCGATTTCGCCTGTTGGGGAAATCATACGAACTCCCATTTCAGCGATAACAGCAGGTACCCAAACGTAGAG
Protein-coding regions in this window:
- the lipL32 gene encoding major surface lipoprotein LipL32; the encoded protein is MKKLSILAVSVALFASITACGAFGGLPSLKSSFVLSESTIPGTNETVKTLLPYGTVIHYYGYIKPGQAPDGLVDGSKKAYYLYVWVPAVIAEMGVRMISPTGEIGEPGDGDLVSDAFKAATPEEKSMPNWFDTWIRVERMSAIMPDQIAKAAKAKPLQKLDDDDDGDDTYKEERHAKYNSLTRITIPNPPKSFDELKSIDTKKLLVRGLYRIAFTTYKPGEVKGSFVASVGLLFPPGIPGVSPLIHSNPEELQKQAVAAEESLKKAAADATK
- a CDS encoding acyl-CoA dehydrogenase family protein; the encoded protein is MIENNYFLENQDLQENFQSIVDWKEIIDGFEGDFEDHKEYQKSGKESLAMAPGSYEDALEYYKSILESGGDIAGKQIAPLAKDMDVEGLKYSAGKVTFPEAMIKGVNQVKDAGILPYSIGRKHGGLGIPATVQTMMMELFSRADGSFAITLGCLNLAETIERFGSKEMIDEYVPKMANGEIFGAMALTEPNYGSDLPNLQTKAVKDANGVWRLTGAKRFITHGCGFGDIPAVILTLARTGAPTSGARGLSFFLVKSSDVFIAGIEKKMGLHCSPTCEVVYENTPGILIGEEGYGLVRYSMAMMNGARLSIAAQAMGIATAAYMEAKKYAAEREQFGKTIQNIPAVRKMLTTMDREIAGMRAVLMEASRSIDLYHWKSERMKEHGVDEREIRKDESVKKWEKLANLFTPLSKYYITELANKIAYDGLQIHGGAGFTYDYDISRIYRDVRITNIYEGTTQLQVVAAIGGIVSGMTAKGHLRQYFEEEFSKIGGGSSLLNENKETLEKILEAYSAIENSSLRDEVAFEVVQSTARILIGMLLERGASRLKGEAKEKREALAKEYNLESKAILLSNRITIENRQSQLTFA